TACGATCAGGTTTATATCGAGCGTTTCGGCAAGCTGGAATTAACCGAGACCAAATTCAAAGACGATAACCACGTCATGCTGATTATCGACCGCATTCTCTCGGCGGTCGGTCGGCGCGTGGACGAATCTTCTCCAATGGTCGATGCCCGGTTGTCCGACGGCTCCCGCGTGAACGCGATCGTACCGCCGGTTTCGCTGGACGGTCCAATGATCTCGATTCGAAGATTCCGGGTCGACGTCCTCAGCATGGACGATCTGCTCTCGAACGATTCGATATCAATGCCCATGGTCCAGTTTCTGCAGGGATGCGTGAAGGCACGGCTGAACGTTTTGATCTCGGGAGGAACCGGCGCGGGCAAGACCACGATGCTCAACATCATGTCGGGGTATATCCCCGACGGCGAGCGTATTGTCACGATTGAAGATTCCGCCGAGCTCAGATTGCAGCAGCCGCACGTAGTCCGCCTCGAAACGCGGCCGCCGAACGTCGAGGGACGCGGCACCGTAACCCAGCGCGACCTGGTTCGAAACGCCCTCCGTATGCGGCCCAACCGAATTATCATTGGCGAGGTGCGCGGGCCGGAGATTTATGACATGCTTCAGGCGATGAACACGGGCCACGACGGCTCGCTGACCACGATTCACGCGAACGGCCCGCGCGACGTCCTGCTTCGTCTCGAAACCCTCATGCTCCTGACCGGTATCGAAATACCGGAGAAAGCCATACGCGAGTTGGTTTCGTCGGCCATTAACATCATCGTCCAGATCAGTCGTTACAGCGACGGCTCCCGCCGGATCTCGAGTATTTCCGAGA
This genomic stretch from Candidatus Zixiibacteriota bacterium harbors:
- a CDS encoding CpaF family protein — its product is MFKFRQNSTVTRIPVSKHDEPAAPKTDVLPQRRDVFQELKVRLHRRLIDRLELTALASHDRGMLRQQIRDAAEVLIKEEGVFLNPEAKERLINEILNETLGLGPIEQHMSDPEVTDILVNGYDQVYIERFGKLELTETKFKDDNHVMLIIDRILSAVGRRVDESSPMVDARLSDGSRVNAIVPPVSLDGPMISIRRFRVDVLSMDDLLSNDSISMPMVQFLQGCVKARLNVLISGGTGAGKTTMLNIMSGYIPDGERIVTIEDSAELRLQQPHVVRLETRPPNVEGRGTVTQRDLVRNALRMRPNRIIIGEVRGPEIYDMLQAMNTGHDGSLTTIHANGPRDVLLRLETLMLLTGIEIPEKAIRELVSSAINIIVQISRYSDGSRRISSISEIVGMEQDTISMQEIFLFEKKGIDPEGRTMGIFRPTGIRPRYLQQMLASGVDLSPELFNP